The window CTGGTAAGTTTCTTAGTGACGGGATTGCTTCCGATTTATTTATGCTGAATTAATTTCAGTATCTTAGAATTAATTTGTATTATTTATTTTAGACTTATAACTAACCTTAAAAAGTAACTGAAACAAGTTCCGCTTTAATGATTTCTACAATAACAATAAACACTAAAAAATACACAGTAAATTTAGCACAGCCCTTAGATATTTCTATGCCACTTCGTGCGTCAAAAAGTAATGTAAATGCATGGTATGTTGATGCGCCTACAATAGAGCCTGTTAAACTTAACGATTGGACAGCAAGTGTAAAAGAAGGTGCTTCAATTAATTTTAATAATATTCAGTTTAACCCACATGCTCATGGGACACATACAGAGTGTGTTGGACATATTACAGAGCAGTTTTATAGTGTCAACAAATGTTTAAAACAGTTTTTCTTTTTAGCAGAAGTTGTTTCTGTGGCGCCAGAGCAAGTTGGTGAGGATCAAGTGATCTCAAAAGCTCAATTGCAATATCTTTTAAAGCAGCGTAAACCACAAGCATTGATTATTAGAACAATGCCAAATACTAAAGCAAAAAAATCTAGACAATATTCTAATACTAATTGGCCTTATTTAACCGAAGAAGCCGCTGTTTTTATTAGAAAAATTGGCGTAAAACATTTATTGATCGATTTGCCAAGTGTAGATAAAGAGAAAGATGAAGGTAGGCTTGCAGCACATAAGGCTTTTTGGGATGTGGATGGTGTTATTAGAAAAGAGGCTACTATTACAGAGTTTATTTATGTTGCTAATAAAATTGATGATGGGAAGTATATTTTAAACCTTCAAATTGCGCCAATTGAAAACGATGCAACACCAAGTAAGCCCATTTTATACAAAATAGAAAAATAGATGGAAACATTTTTTACATTAATTATAGGCGGTATCGTTGGGTTAGGTATTTATACGTTATACAATCACTTACAATCTAAAAAGAAAGTGACTGCGCAATCCGTTATATTATTAGACAAGATAAAAAAGGTATGCAAGTTTATTACTGTAGAGGGTGATTTTGCTGAGATATACCATTATGAAGATGTTAAAGAACGGTTTTTAAAACTTGTATCAAGTAAGAAAAAAGCATTAGTTGTTATTAACGCAAAGGCTTATGTTGGATACGATTTTGATAAAATAGAATTAACATCTAATCATAAAAAGAAGATAGTTACTATTAGTCATTTTCCTCAACCAGAAATTTTATCCATAGAGACTAATATTAATTATTACGATAAAAAAGATGGCTACTTTAATAGGTTTGAAGCTACCGATTTGACTAATTTAAGCGAAGAAGCTAAACAGCACATTAGAGATAAGGTGCCTGAAAGCGGTTTGTATAATGTAGCCCGAAAGGAGGCGTTGGAGTCTTTGCTTCTGGTAGAAAATATTGTGGAAACCATAGGCTGGAAATTAGATTATAGTGCCTTGATACTAAAATCTAATGAAAAGTTGAAATTAAAATAACAGTAATTTGTCGATAATTTTTGCTTTTAATCTGTTTGTGATCTTTTTTATACTTATCTTTATTGAGACCTATTTTTGTTTTAATACATTAATTTTCAATAATTTAAACTCCAGATTATGAATAAGTTTTTACAATACATCAACGAGACCTTAATTAGTTTAGATATTCCAGTTTTAATCAATTTGGAGAGTAAAGGAGCTAACAAAGGGCTAAAAAAAACGTCTTTTAAATCCAAATCAATTGAGCAAAAATAAATCTTATCTTGTTTTATAATGGATATAGAACAACTTAGAGGTTACTGTTTAAATAAACCAAGAGCGACAGAAGATTTTCCTTTTGATGCTAATACGTTAGTGTTTAAAATTTCAGGTAAAATGTTTGCTTTAGTACCTTTAGAGAAATGGGATAATGGGTTAGCATCTATAAACTTAAAATGTGATCCTGAGTATGCTATAAAACTTCGTGAAGCACATGAGAGTATCGAGCCTGGTTGGCATATGAGTAAAAAACATTGGAACACGTTGTATATTTATAAAAACGGGCTATCACCAAAACTTATTTCTGAGTTAATTGACCATTCTTATGATATGGTTGTAAAAGGAATGACTAAAAAAATGCGCTTAGATTTAAAGCTGTAAAAGGTTGTTAGTCGATACTAAACAGTGATTAAGCGTTAGTAACTGTGTAATTAAAGAATAGTACTTCTATAGATTAGGGATAAAATTATTTTTGAAGAATAAATACCTCAAAATATGATAATCCCTCAAGTTCAAACACTATTAAAAGTGTTTAATCAAAAACACGAAGCTAGTCCTTGTCTTAATGTAGCTAGCTTAAAATCAGACTTAAAATTAAATAGTTGTAAATTGTTGCATTCCAGTTTAAAACAACTTGAGTTTATTTCTTTTTTAGAAGTTCATTTAAATAAAAAAGATTTAAATGAATATCCATTAAATTTTTTATTAGAGTTAGATAAGGTTAAGCGCCATGCGAGGAATAACGCTATAAAATCGATAACATATTATAAAAGTTAAAATACTCAATTTCCATTCGTCGACACTTAAAGGTTATTCAGCATTACTAAAACAGGTATAAGCGAAATTTATATTTTACAACGGAGATTAGTATTAGTTTTGTAATATATTAAATTAAAACACCCTCGGAATGTCAAAAACACTTAAAATTCTTCTTATTGAAGATGATATGATTGAAAAAATGAAGTTGAATAGAACAACTTCAGCTTTACAATTAAATCACCATATTATTGAAGCCAATAACGGAGAAGAAGCATTAGAGCTTTTAGAAAATAAAGATAATTTACCAGATATAATTTTACTTGATTTAAATATGCCGAAAATTAACGGTATAGAGTTTTTAGGTATTCTAAAAAAGGACCCTGTTCTTAAATATATTCCTACAATTATACTAACGACGTCTAACAATCAAAAAGATTTATTAGAATGTTATAAAATTGGTGTTGCAGGATATGTTATTAAACCATTAAAATATGAAGATTATGTTAGTAAAATTGAAAAATTATTAGCATATTGGAGTATTAATGAGTTAATTGTAGTTTAAGAATGAAAGGAATTGTTTTTACAGAATTTTTAGAGTTAGTAGAAGAAAAATTTGGATTAGAGATGGTGGATAACATTATTTTAAGCTCTGATTTAGAATCTGAAGGCGCTTATACCGCTGTAGGAACTTATAGTTTTTCTGAAATGTTACAACTCCTTCAGCATTTAAGTGCTAATACAGGTATATCTATAGATAACCTTTTGTTGGTTTATGCCGAGCATTTTTTTAGTGTGATAGAAAAAAGTTATCCTGGATTATTGGCAACATATAAAGATCCAATTGAGATGATTTCATCCATTGAAAACCATATACACGTTGAGGTCAGAAAAATTTATCCAGATGCAGAATTACCTACGTTTGTAGTTGAGGAAAAATCCGAAAACGATTTAACCGTTATTTATAAGTCAAGTAGGGCTATGCATCATTTTGGTTTAGGGTTAATGAACAAGACGTTTGAGCATTTTAATGCAACAGCTACAATAGAATTGCAAAAAATAAAAGAAGACGGAACGGAAGTTAGATTTGTTATTCATAAAAACTAATGAGTCAAAATCAAATAGAGGTACTACAACGAGCGCTACTAAGAGAGAGGACAGCCCGTAAGGCTGCAGAAAAAATTCTTGAAGATAAATCAAGAGAGCTTTATGAAGCAAATCAAAAATTAGAAGCAACCAATACACAGTTAGAAACCTCTTTGACAAATGCCGACTCACAACTACAAGGCGTTTTTGAAAACATTGTTGATGCGTACGTAATTACAGATTTATGGGGGAATATTCTTAAAATGAATGATTCAGCTGTAAAACTTTTGGGTTTTAAAGATGTTAATGTGGATTTTAATCTGCTTGAAATGTTAGATATAACGGAGCAAGATAAAGTGCAATCATGGTTTGAAGGCATGAAAAAACAAGGGACTTCTACGGATTTTCATGTCAATATAACAACGGTAGCTAACCAGAAAAAGCTAGTACATATTAACTCTAGCTTAATTTATGATGATGGTGTTGCAGTGGCTGTGCAAGGAATTGTAAGAGATATAACTGTTGATAATAAATATAAAAAAAGTATAGAAGCCGAACGTTTAAAGTATAGCAACATTATTGCTAACATGAATTTGGGGCTTATTGAAATAAACAAAGCCGGAGAAATTTTGATGATTAATCATAGTTTTTCAGAATTATCTGGTTATAAAGAGGAAGAGCTTATAGGGAAACAAGGGGCTGTTATATTTCCTTTTGATAGCAAAGGTGTAGAATTAATAGAGGAAGAAAGAAGAAAAAGAGTTAATGGCGAATCCAATTCGTATGAGCTCCAAATAAAAACTAAAACTGGGGAAGCTAGATATTGGCTAGTTAGTGGAGCGCCAAATTTAAACCTGGAAGGAGAGCAGATAGGGTCTATTGCTGTAGCTTTAGATATCACGGATTTTAAAAATCTTCAGAATCAAAAAGAGAAATTACTTAGTAAACTTGAAAAAAGTAATGATGAGTTGCAGGAATATGCGCACATAGTTTCTCATGATCTAAAGTCACCATTACGAAGCATAAATGCATTAGTAAGTTGGTTAAAAGAAGACAATCAAGGGAAGTTGGATGATGTAAGTCTTCAAAATTTTGGACTTATTGAGACTACTTTAGAGAAGATGGAGCAGTTAATTACGGACGTACTAAATTACTCTAGTGTTGGAGCAGATAACTCTGTTAAGGTAAATGTGGATTTAAATAGTATGGTTAGCGAGCTGGTTAGCATGTTGTATATTCCAGATTATATAGAGATTAAGAGTCTTAATATTTTGCCTAATATAAAAGGAGATAAGACCAAGTTACAACAGGTGTTTCAAAATTTAATTAGCAATTCGGTTAAGTTTATAGATAAAGAAAAGGGGAGTATTGTAATTGATGTCGAAGATTTAAAAAGTCATTACAAATTTTCAATAAAAGATAATGGTATTGGTATTGATAAAAAGTACCATGATAAAATATTTAAGATATTTCATTCGTTAAAGAAGAGTAAGGATTCCTCAGGAATTGGATTGTCAATTGTCAAAAAAATTGTCAATTTACACGAAGGTGAAATATGGTTAGATAGTGAGCCAAATGTAGGAACTACTTTTTATTTCACATTAAAAAAATAGCAATGAAAACAGTACAGTTAGTCAAACATAAGGATCAAGAGTGGCAATATGTTATTGGAAAGCAAGACTTAAAAGCACCTTTGGTTTTAGTTTTTGGTAATCGGTATCTGTTGGAGGATAGTTTGGTTTATGAAGAGATTAGACAACTTTTTCCTGATGGGCATATTGTTTTTGCGTCTTCATGTGCAGAGATTTCATCAAATACAGTAAATCAAGATAGTATTACTATTACTGCTATCGAGTTTGAAAAAAGCAAGTTTGTAATTAAAACTAGTAATGTTTTAAATTCAGATTTAGATAGTTTTAAAACAGGAAAAGAGCTTATTGAACAATTGCCTCAAGAAGACTTAAAATATGTATTTGTAGTCTCAGAAGGTAGTTTTGTTAACGGAAGTCAGCTAACAAAAGGAATGAGTGCTTCTACGGATGATAATTTAGTAATTACTGGAGGTTTATGTGGAGATGATGCACGTTTTGAAAAAACATTAGCGTCTTACAATGAGAGCCCGAAAGAAGGCGAGTTGGTAGCTATTGGGTTTTATGGAGATACCTTGGAGATTTCATTTTCAATTTACGGGGGATGGACACCTTTTGGTCCAGAACGCATCGTTACAAAATCGAAAGACAATACCTTATATGAGTTAGATGGGCAACCAGCATTAGATTTGTATAAAAAATATTTAGGCGATAAGGCTAAAAATTTACCAGGAGCAGCGTTGTTGTATCCACTAAACGTAACATCCATAGGTGAAAAACAATCCATTGTTAGGTCTATTTTAAATATTAATGAAGAAGAGAATGCTGTGGTTTTAGCTGGAGATATTAAAGAAAATTCTAAAGTACAGCTGATGATGACAAATGTGGATAATATTGCAAATGCATCAGAGCGTGCGGCAAAACAAGCATTAGGTTATAGAAAGAATAAACCGGAGTTAGCGATACTAGTTAGTTGTATTGGTAGGAAGTTGGTATTAGATCAGCGTGTGGAAGAAGAGGTGGAAGAGGTTATTAATGTGTTGGGTAGCGATACAGTGATCACTGGGTTTTATAGTTATGGAGAAATTGCGCCTTTCCATGGAGAAATGGCTTGTCAATTGCATAATCAAACCATGACAATAACGCTAATTAGCGAATAATGAACTCATTATTAAAAAGACAAATACGTAAATTTTTAAGTGAAGAACTTAAGAGTGATACAGATTTGACGGCGTTTATTAATGCAGTGGATTTGTCTTATAATAATTTTGACGAACAATCAGTAATGATTCAACGAGCTATGGCTATTAGTTCTGATGAGTTATATAGTGCTAATAGAAAATTACAGCAAGAAGCTGATGAACAGAAAGAAGTTATTGATAAACTAAAAAGCGTTATTAATACACTTAAGTTTTATGATTTAAAAGAGGGAGAAAAGCCTGGGGATGTTGAGTTAACTGGTTCTAGTTTAGTTGATTTTATTGATAATCAAACCAAAGAGATTATCGAGATGAACAAGCAAAAGCAGTCTATGTTAAACGAGTTGGCGCATCAAAATCAAGAACTTAGTGATTATGCACATATGGTGTCTCATGATCTAAAATCACCATTACGTAGTATAGATGCATTGACGACCTGGTTGTCTGATGATTATAAAGACGTATTGGATGCTAATGGAAAATCTACTTTACAACTGATTAGAAATAATGTTGAAAAAATGGATACTCTAATTACTGGTATTTTAGACTATTCTACGATTGGTAAAAACGAAATAGAGATTTATGATGTTGATGTAGATAAACTTATTGACGATATGTTAAATAGTATTCATATCCCACAGCATATTAACTTTACAAAAACCAAGTTGCCAATAATAAAAGGTGATAGATATAGGCTGCAACAATTGTTTCAAAATCTAATTTGTAATGCTGTAAAGTATAATGATAAGGCGCAAGGTATTATTAATATTGGAGTCGAAGATAAACCTGATTATTGGCAGTTCTTTGTCCAAGATAATGGTAAAGGTATTGAAGAAACCTACTTTGATAAAATTTTTAAAACCTTTTTAAAATTAGAAAATAACCCCGAGTCTTCAGGGATTGGACTATCTATTGTAAAGAAAATTGTCGAATTATATGGTGGTAAGATATGGCTTGAATCTCAAGTTGATATCGGAACTACATTTTATTTCACCTTAAAAAAAGCCCCGAATGGAACAGCCTAATCAATCTTACATTAATAATTTGTCTGGAGGTGATGAAGCCTTTAAACAAAAACTAATAGATATCATCAAAAAAGAGTTTCCGGAAGAGAGACAGGTCTATTTTGATAACTTTAATGCTAAAAAATATAAGTTAGCTGCAGATAATGTACATAAACTTAAGCATAAAATTAGTATTTTAGGGCTTGAGAAAAGTTATGAGGTTGCAGTGGCTTACGAAATAAGTTTAGAAGACGGTAAAACGGACGAAAAAGAACAATTTGAAGCTATATTAGACAGTATAACCAAATACCTTGAAGATACTAAATAAAAATTTATGAATTGCATTATCATTGATGACGAAGCTACAGCAAGAATGATTATCACACAGTTATGTTCAAACGTGCCAAGTCTTAATGTTTTAGAGGAGTTTCCAAACGCTATGCAAGCCATAAAATATTTAAATCAGAACGAAGTCGATTTGATTTTTTTAGATATACATATGCCAGATTTTACTGGTTTTGATTTTATAGAAACACTTAAAAATCCACCAAAAATAGTATTAACAACGTCAGATCCTAAATTTGCTATCCAGGCATTTGAATACGATTGTATTGTAGATTATTTGGTGAAGCCAATCACACAAGAGCGCTTTCAAAAAGGAATTGATAAAGCGAAAGCTATGCATGATGCGCCCGCAGACTTGGCGGAGCCTATTTCAAAGTCGGAAAAAGTAGAGACGTCATCTGGTAATGATTTATATGTTAATATCGATAGGCGTTTAATTAAAATAGATATTCCCAGTATTTATTTAGTCGAAGCTAAAGGAGATTATATTCAGGTTAAAACTGAAGATAAAAATTATACAGTCCATTCGACTTTAAAGAAAATAGAAGAAAAATTACCCGATAGTTTATTCTTAAAAGTACACCGGTCTTATATCATTAATATTAAAAAAATTATTGATATTGAAGATAATAGTGTGTTGATTAAAAAGGACGTCATCCCCGTAAGTCGTTCTAATAGGCCAGAGCTTATGAAGCGATTGAACTTGCTTTAAAGTCTCTTTTTTTAGTAATTTATGTGTTTGTTGAAAAGAGTTTATAAGGCGTTTTAGCCATATAAATGCTTGTTTTTGTGGTTAAATATCACTAAAAACCCGATTAAAAACATATAAAGCCATTTAACTAAGTGAATTAGCTATTCGTCGACACTTAAAATTGAGTTAATCGAATAGTCGTAATTCGGGTTGCCTTTCAAGTTAATTTTGTCATCAAATAAACCAATCACGATGAAAAAATTAGCTATTATCATAACAGTCTTATTAAATATGTTTTTAATGTCTTGTTCTGTTCAAGAGGATGAAATAGAGATTCCGAATGAATATAAAGTAGGCGTGGTAAATGTGGAATATACTGAGCTAGACTATGAGATATTGGAGTTGATTAATGCCCACAGAATTTCTAAAGATTTAAGGGTGTTAACTATTTTAAATGAAGCTTCAAAGGAAGCTATTGCGCATAACCAGTATATGGTTAATCAAGGTGCATCAAGTCATGATTATTTTTATGTAAGATCTCAAAACTTAAAAGATGCAGTTAATGCAATAACAGTGTCAGAGAATGTAGGATATGGTTTTAGTAATGCGCAAGCTTTAGTTAATGCCTGGTTAAATAGTGATGGACATAGAGAAAATATAGAAAATCCAAACGTTACTGATTTTGGGATTTCGACTAAAAAAGATGCAGAAGGGCGCAATTATTTTACTAATATATTTGTGCGTCTATAGTGTTGAAAATCAGCTAATCTATACTTTTTTGCCATTCGTCGACACTTAAATTTTGCTAATCGAAAAAGTCAATTTAAAACTCATTTCTAAAGTAAATTTGTCTTGTAATTAAAACCCCCACCCCATGTCAACAAAACTACATTATTTAAAACATCGAATAGTCTTACTTGCGATATTGCTTTTTGGTTTTTCAAGTCAAGCACAAGACACGCCTTTTAACTGTGATGTTAATGCGTACTTATTTCAATACAATGATGTGTATGCAATTGACTTGGCATCTGGTAATTCTTATTTAGTAGCAAGTGATGTTACTCCAGGAAATATAAATGCAACAGCTTATAACGCTGCTGATGGTTATATTTGGGGCTATTTAAGTTCGCCTTCTCAAACAATTGTACGAATAGGAGACGATTTTCAAACGACTTCATTTACTATTCCAGAATTATCATCAGGTAATAAATATGTTGGAGATATTAGTCCAGAGGGGATTTATTATTTTAAAGCTGGAGGAAGAAGCTACTTTAAAGTTGATTTAAATCCAGACTCACCAACATACACACAGTATTTATCTACAGAAA is drawn from Psychroserpens sp. NJDZ02 and contains these coding sequences:
- a CDS encoding response regulator; amino-acid sequence: MSKTLKILLIEDDMIEKMKLNRTTSALQLNHHIIEANNGEEALELLENKDNLPDIILLDLNMPKINGIEFLGILKKDPVLKYIPTIILTTSNNQKDLLECYKIGVAGYVIKPLKYEDYVSKIEKLLAYWSINELIVV
- a CDS encoding LytR/AlgR family response regulator transcription factor produces the protein MNCIIIDDEATARMIITQLCSNVPSLNVLEEFPNAMQAIKYLNQNEVDLIFLDIHMPDFTGFDFIETLKNPPKIVLTTSDPKFAIQAFEYDCIVDYLVKPITQERFQKGIDKAKAMHDAPADLAEPISKSEKVETSSGNDLYVNIDRRLIKIDIPSIYLVEAKGDYIQVKTEDKNYTVHSTLKKIEEKLPDSLFLKVHRSYIINIKKIIDIEDNSVLIKKDVIPVSRSNRPELMKRLNLL
- a CDS encoding PAS domain-containing sensor histidine kinase — encoded protein: MSQNQIEVLQRALLRERTARKAAEKILEDKSRELYEANQKLEATNTQLETSLTNADSQLQGVFENIVDAYVITDLWGNILKMNDSAVKLLGFKDVNVDFNLLEMLDITEQDKVQSWFEGMKKQGTSTDFHVNITTVANQKKLVHINSSLIYDDGVAVAVQGIVRDITVDNKYKKSIEAERLKYSNIIANMNLGLIEINKAGEILMINHSFSELSGYKEEELIGKQGAVIFPFDSKGVELIEEERRKRVNGESNSYELQIKTKTGEARYWLVSGAPNLNLEGEQIGSIAVALDITDFKNLQNQKEKLLSKLEKSNDELQEYAHIVSHDLKSPLRSINALVSWLKEDNQGKLDDVSLQNFGLIETTLEKMEQLITDVLNYSSVGADNSVKVNVDLNSMVSELVSMLYIPDYIEIKSLNILPNIKGDKTKLQQVFQNLISNSVKFIDKEKGSIVIDVEDLKSHYKFSIKDNGIGIDKKYHDKIFKIFHSLKKSKDSSGIGLSIVKKIVNLHEGEIWLDSEPNVGTTFYFTLKK
- a CDS encoding DUF4230 domain-containing protein, giving the protein METFFTLIIGGIVGLGIYTLYNHLQSKKKVTAQSVILLDKIKKVCKFITVEGDFAEIYHYEDVKERFLKLVSSKKKALVVINAKAYVGYDFDKIELTSNHKKKIVTISHFPQPEILSIETNINYYDKKDGYFNRFEATDLTNLSEEAKQHIRDKVPESGLYNVARKEALESLLLVENIVETIGWKLDYSALILKSNEKLKLK
- a CDS encoding Hpt domain-containing protein encodes the protein MEQPNQSYINNLSGGDEAFKQKLIDIIKKEFPEERQVYFDNFNAKKYKLAADNVHKLKHKISILGLEKSYEVAVAYEISLEDGKTDEKEQFEAILDSITKYLEDTK
- a CDS encoding heme NO-binding domain-containing protein yields the protein MKGIVFTEFLELVEEKFGLEMVDNIILSSDLESEGAYTAVGTYSFSEMLQLLQHLSANTGISIDNLLLVYAEHFFSVIEKSYPGLLATYKDPIEMISSIENHIHVEVRKIYPDAELPTFVVEEKSENDLTVIYKSSRAMHHFGLGLMNKTFEHFNATATIELQKIKEDGTEVRFVIHKN
- a CDS encoding sensor histidine kinase, yielding MNSLLKRQIRKFLSEELKSDTDLTAFINAVDLSYNNFDEQSVMIQRAMAISSDELYSANRKLQQEADEQKEVIDKLKSVINTLKFYDLKEGEKPGDVELTGSSLVDFIDNQTKEIIEMNKQKQSMLNELAHQNQELSDYAHMVSHDLKSPLRSIDALTTWLSDDYKDVLDANGKSTLQLIRNNVEKMDTLITGILDYSTIGKNEIEIYDVDVDKLIDDMLNSIHIPQHINFTKTKLPIIKGDRYRLQQLFQNLICNAVKYNDKAQGIINIGVEDKPDYWQFFVQDNGKGIEETYFDKIFKTFLKLENNPESSGIGLSIVKKIVELYGGKIWLESQVDIGTTFYFTLKKAPNGTA
- a CDS encoding cyclase family protein, translating into MISTITINTKKYTVNLAQPLDISMPLRASKSNVNAWYVDAPTIEPVKLNDWTASVKEGASINFNNIQFNPHAHGTHTECVGHITEQFYSVNKCLKQFFFLAEVVSVAPEQVGEDQVISKAQLQYLLKQRKPQALIIRTMPNTKAKKSRQYSNTNWPYLTEEAAVFIRKIGVKHLLIDLPSVDKEKDEGRLAAHKAFWDVDGVIRKEATITEFIYVANKIDDGKYILNLQIAPIENDATPSKPILYKIEK
- a CDS encoding FIST signal transduction protein; translation: MKTVQLVKHKDQEWQYVIGKQDLKAPLVLVFGNRYLLEDSLVYEEIRQLFPDGHIVFASSCAEISSNTVNQDSITITAIEFEKSKFVIKTSNVLNSDLDSFKTGKELIEQLPQEDLKYVFVVSEGSFVNGSQLTKGMSASTDDNLVITGGLCGDDARFEKTLASYNESPKEGELVAIGFYGDTLEISFSIYGGWTPFGPERIVTKSKDNTLYELDGQPALDLYKKYLGDKAKNLPGAALLYPLNVTSIGEKQSIVRSILNINEEENAVVLAGDIKENSKVQLMMTNVDNIANASERAAKQALGYRKNKPELAILVSCIGRKLVLDQRVEEEVEEVINVLGSDTVITGFYSYGEIAPFHGEMACQLHNQTMTITLISE
- a CDS encoding CAP domain-containing protein, with protein sequence MKKLAIIITVLLNMFLMSCSVQEDEIEIPNEYKVGVVNVEYTELDYEILELINAHRISKDLRVLTILNEASKEAIAHNQYMVNQGASSHDYFYVRSQNLKDAVNAITVSENVGYGFSNAQALVNAWLNSDGHRENIENPNVTDFGISTKKDAEGRNYFTNIFVRL
- a CDS encoding MmcQ/YjbR family DNA-binding protein, with the protein product MDIEQLRGYCLNKPRATEDFPFDANTLVFKISGKMFALVPLEKWDNGLASINLKCDPEYAIKLREAHESIEPGWHMSKKHWNTLYIYKNGLSPKLISELIDHSYDMVVKGMTKKMRLDLKL